A window of Lacibacter sediminis contains these coding sequences:
- a CDS encoding RagB/SusD family nutrient uptake outer membrane protein translates to MKMTLKPVYIMLALLLTGFMACKKPLDTIPDTSLTDLKTFDDVRSALRGAYDGFQSNNYYGSPAASGTASAWSALPELMGDDFVEALESLGNWNIMSEMSYASDNGAVAAAFIQPYEIISRVNNLLKFVEKYETGSTEAEAKRIKAQALAIRAHAHFDLMRYFAQDFGRNSTALGVPFVTVFDPQKPFANLPARNTVKENYDAILKDLGDALVAFRAGGNTTGNGSRNYIDSVVVYAMRARVNYYASDWAAVIADANIALALRPVGTAANYISTFATAGEAAPSSEVYWAVPSDNALRPGGAISGTSPNYRVTAAMSAILQAQGGAYVDPGINRFNQAGSGGIQRTLCWKYPGIRSFKVFRAGELLLMRAEAKQRTNDLSALTDLNSLRTNRGVAIGAEVGAALLDAILLQRRVELLGEGHRWFDLRRSTKTIVRAECGVANGSRADNCNILPTSRSWTFPIPFNELKVNPNLVQNQGY, encoded by the coding sequence ATGAAGATGACACTAAAACCGGTTTACATCATGCTTGCCCTGCTGCTCACAGGATTCATGGCATGTAAAAAACCATTAGACACAATACCTGATACTTCATTAACGGATCTAAAAACCTTTGATGATGTACGCAGTGCTTTACGAGGAGCGTATGATGGTTTCCAGAGTAATAATTACTATGGTAGCCCAGCAGCTTCCGGTACCGCCAGCGCATGGAGTGCATTACCTGAATTGATGGGTGATGATTTTGTAGAGGCATTGGAAAGTTTAGGCAACTGGAATATCATGAGCGAAATGAGTTATGCTTCAGATAACGGAGCAGTTGCAGCCGCTTTTATTCAACCGTATGAAATTATTTCAAGGGTGAATAATCTGCTGAAGTTTGTTGAGAAATATGAAACAGGTTCAACTGAAGCTGAAGCAAAACGCATCAAAGCACAGGCATTGGCTATTCGTGCACATGCGCATTTTGATCTCATGCGTTATTTCGCACAAGATTTTGGTCGTAACTCAACGGCACTTGGCGTGCCATTCGTAACTGTTTTCGATCCGCAAAAGCCGTTTGCTAACTTACCTGCCCGTAACACCGTAAAAGAAAACTATGATGCCATTCTGAAAGATCTGGGTGATGCACTGGTTGCTTTTCGTGCCGGCGGTAACACTACAGGAAATGGTTCACGCAATTATATTGACAGTGTGGTTGTATACGCTATGCGGGCACGTGTAAACTATTATGCGTCTGATTGGGCAGCTGTTATTGCAGATGCAAATATTGCATTAGCATTGAGACCTGTGGGTACTGCCGCCAATTATATTTCCACATTTGCAACAGCCGGAGAAGCTGCTCCTTCAAGTGAAGTGTATTGGGCTGTTCCTTCTGATAATGCTTTACGTCCCGGTGGTGCTATTAGCGGCACTAGTCCAAACTATCGTGTAACTGCCGCTATGAGTGCAATCTTACAGGCACAAGGTGGAGCTTATGTTGATCCAGGTATAAACCGTTTCAACCAGGCAGGCTCAGGCGGTATTCAACGCACACTTTGCTGGAAGTATCCCGGCATACGCAGCTTCAAAGTTTTCCGTGCAGGAGAACTGTTATTGATGCGTGCGGAAGCAAAACAACGTACCAATGATCTTTCTGCATTAACTGATCTCAACAGCTTGCGTACAAATCGTGGCGTAGCTATTGGTGCTGAAGTTGGCGCTGCATTGCTTGATGCCATTTTATTGCAACGCAGGGTTGAATTATTGGGCGAAGGTCATCGCTGGTTCGATCTGCGCAGATCAACCAAAACAATTGTACGTGCTGAATGTGGTGTTGCCAACGGCTCACGTGCCGACAATTGCAACATCCTGCCCACATCAAGGTCATGGACATTCCC